Proteins from a genomic interval of Kineococcus rhizosphaerae:
- a CDS encoding sugar transferase, giving the protein MAAEEVRLLPTQRRRTTIHDTAPGPSGFLPPLGRPPQAARTVRAGRRSPWQREYVRTIVVSDVVAALLGALLGWVVRFGDAGLGSTGPSAAWTMVLLPPVWVVSMLLFRAYEPRFLGVGSEEFQRVLLAGTTVVALVGTGSWAFQLDVARGFVVVALPAAGLLTVGARLAVRRYLHLRRAAGECMQSTLVAGHPHAVASLVRQVRRNTDHGLRVDGACTPGGEASAELEALGVPVLGTLEEIAEVAQDLDVDVVATLTCPELDGPVLRTLGWELEGTRADLVVAPALTDIVGPRVVIRPVSGLPLLHVERPELHGIRHAGKALFDRGSALAGLLLLSPLFLLVAVLIKLDSPGPVFFRQTRVGRDGREFSMVKFRSMVVDAERLLIDLRNQSEGNGLLFKMHQDPRVTRVGARLRRYSLDELPQLFNVVGGSMSLVGPRPPLPREVAEYGDDLRRRLLVKPGLTGLWQVSGRSDLDLEESTRLDLQYVENWSPAFDVMILAKTAQAVFGGRGAY; this is encoded by the coding sequence ATGGCTGCTGAAGAAGTCCGCCTGCTGCCGACGCAGCGACGACGGACCACCATCCACGACACCGCTCCCGGCCCCTCCGGGTTCCTGCCGCCGCTGGGGCGTCCGCCGCAGGCCGCCCGGACCGTGCGCGCGGGCCGCCGGTCCCCGTGGCAGCGCGAGTACGTCCGGACGATCGTCGTCTCGGACGTCGTCGCCGCCCTCCTGGGGGCGCTGCTCGGCTGGGTCGTCCGCTTCGGGGACGCGGGGCTGGGCTCCACCGGCCCCTCGGCCGCGTGGACGATGGTGCTGCTGCCGCCCGTCTGGGTCGTCTCGATGCTGCTGTTCCGGGCCTACGAGCCCCGCTTCCTGGGGGTGGGGTCCGAGGAGTTCCAGCGGGTCCTGCTGGCCGGCACCACCGTCGTGGCCCTCGTCGGGACCGGATCGTGGGCGTTCCAGCTCGACGTCGCCCGCGGGTTCGTCGTCGTCGCCCTGCCGGCCGCCGGCCTGCTGACCGTGGGGGCGCGACTGGCGGTCCGCCGCTACCTGCACCTGCGCCGGGCGGCGGGGGAGTGCATGCAGTCCACGCTGGTCGCGGGGCACCCGCACGCGGTGGCCTCCCTCGTGCGGCAGGTGCGCCGCAACACCGACCACGGGCTGCGCGTCGACGGCGCCTGCACGCCGGGCGGTGAGGCGTCGGCCGAGCTCGAGGCGCTCGGCGTGCCCGTGCTGGGGACCCTGGAGGAGATCGCCGAGGTCGCCCAGGACCTCGACGTCGACGTGGTGGCCACCCTGACCTGCCCCGAGCTGGACGGCCCGGTGCTGCGCACGCTCGGCTGGGAGCTCGAGGGGACCCGGGCCGACCTCGTCGTCGCCCCGGCGCTGACCGACATCGTGGGGCCGCGGGTGGTCATCCGCCCCGTCTCGGGACTGCCGCTGCTGCACGTCGAGCGCCCCGAGCTGCACGGCATCCGCCACGCCGGCAAGGCGCTGTTCGACCGCGGCAGCGCCCTGGCCGGCCTGCTGCTGCTCTCGCCGCTGTTCCTGCTGGTCGCCGTCCTCATCAAGCTGGACTCGCCCGGGCCGGTCTTCTTCCGCCAGACCCGCGTCGGCCGCGACGGCCGCGAGTTCTCCATGGTGAAGTTCCGCTCGATGGTCGTCGACGCGGAGCGGCTGCTCATCGACCTGCGCAACCAGTCCGAGGGCAACGGCCTGCTGTTCAAGATGCACCAGGACCCCCGGGTCACCCGGGTCGGGGCGCGGCTGCGCCGCTACTCCCTGGACGAGCTGCCGCAGCTGTTCAACGTCGTCGGCGGGTCCATGTCGCTGGTCGGCCCGCGCCCGCCGCTGCCGCGCGAGGTCGCCGAGTACGGTGACGACCTGCGGCGCCGGCTGCTCGTCAAGCCCGGGCTGACGGGCCTGTGGCAGGTGTCGGGGCGCTCGGACCTGGACCTGGAGGAGTCGACGCGCCTGGACCTGCAGTACGTCGAGAACTGGTCCCCGGCCTTCGACGTGATGATCCTGGCGAAGACGGCGCAGGCCGTGTTCGGGGGGCGCGGGGCGTACTGA
- the moaC gene encoding cyclic pyranopterin monophosphate synthase MoaC: protein MNERLTHLDDAGHARVVDVSAKPVTAREARAEGWVRCSARVLELIADGGLPKGDALAVARIAGLQAAKRTPDLIPLAHPVAVHAVEVEVEPVPDPDDPRVRITAAVRTADRTGIEMEALTCVVVAGLTFVDMVKAVDRRTVLDGVRVTAKSGGRSGDWSVDGER, encoded by the coding sequence GTGAACGAGCGCCTCACCCACCTCGACGACGCCGGCCACGCCCGGGTGGTCGACGTCTCCGCCAAACCCGTCACGGCGCGCGAGGCCCGCGCCGAGGGCTGGGTGCGCTGCTCGGCGCGGGTGCTGGAGCTCATCGCCGACGGCGGGTTGCCCAAGGGCGACGCCCTGGCCGTGGCGCGGATCGCGGGCCTGCAGGCGGCCAAGCGCACCCCGGACCTCATCCCCCTGGCCCACCCCGTGGCGGTGCACGCCGTCGAGGTCGAGGTCGAACCAGTGCCGGACCCCGACGACCCGCGGGTGCGGATCACCGCCGCGGTGCGCACGGCCGACCGCACGGGCATCGAGATGGAGGCGCTGACGTGCGTCGTCGTCGCCGGCCTCACGTTCGTCGACATGGTCAAGGCCGTCGACCGGCGCACCGTCCTCGACGGCGTGCGCGTGACCGCCAAGAGCGGTGGCCGTTCGGGGGACTGGAGCGTCGACGGTGAGCGCTGA
- a CDS encoding MogA/MoaB family molybdenum cofactor biosynthesis protein gives MSAEPTALVVTVSNRASAGVYADTSGPIVVEGLRGMGFTVDGPVVVPDGDPVEEALRDAVAAGYDVVVTNGGTGLSPLDLTPERTRRVVDHEVPGVPEAIRAAGAAAGVPTAVLSRGIAGVAGRTFVVNLPGSSGGARDGVAVLAGFLRHAVDQLHGGDHPRVVRP, from the coding sequence GTGAGCGCTGAACCCACCGCCCTCGTCGTGACCGTCTCCAACCGGGCCTCGGCGGGGGTGTACGCCGACACGTCCGGCCCGATCGTCGTCGAGGGCCTGCGGGGCATGGGGTTCACCGTCGACGGCCCCGTCGTCGTGCCCGACGGCGACCCCGTCGAGGAGGCGCTGCGGGACGCCGTCGCCGCCGGGTACGACGTCGTGGTCACCAACGGCGGCACGGGGCTCAGCCCCCTGGACCTCACCCCCGAACGCACCCGCCGGGTCGTCGACCACGAGGTCCCCGGCGTGCCGGAGGCGATCCGGGCCGCCGGCGCGGCCGCGGGCGTCCCGACCGCCGTCCTGTCCCGCGGCATCGCGGGGGTCGCCGGGCGCACGTTCGTCGTGAACCTGCCCGGGTCCAGCGGGGGCGCGCGCGACGGCGTCGCCGTCCTCGCGGGGTTCCTGCGGCACGCCGTCGACCAGCTCCACGGCGGCGACCACCCCCGGGTGGTGCGGCCGTGA
- a CDS encoding GNAT family N-acetyltransferase: MTAGWPVELRRGPVRLRPLRRRDAAVWRSVRAANASWLRPWEATSPEGSGPAPSFPQMVRGFSREARAGRMLPFVVELDGNLVGQITVSGITWGSLRSAHVGYWIDRRVAGRGTIPVALALVADHCFGPLRLHRIEVNIRPENAASLRVAEKLAMRDEGLRKAYLHIDGSWRDHRTFALTAGEVPEGVLARYEASRAR; encoded by the coding sequence GTGACCGCCGGCTGGCCCGTGGAACTGCGCCGGGGCCCGGTCCGGCTGCGGCCGCTGCGCCGCCGCGACGCCGCGGTGTGGCGTTCGGTGCGCGCCGCGAACGCCTCGTGGTTGCGGCCGTGGGAGGCGACGTCCCCCGAGGGCAGCGGTCCCGCGCCGAGCTTCCCGCAGATGGTCCGGGGTTTCTCCCGCGAGGCCCGCGCCGGGCGCATGCTGCCGTTCGTGGTCGAACTCGACGGGAACCTCGTCGGGCAGATCACCGTCTCGGGGATCACCTGGGGTTCACTGCGCTCGGCCCACGTCGGGTACTGGATCGACCGCCGCGTCGCCGGTCGCGGAACCATCCCCGTGGCGCTCGCCCTCGTGGCCGACCACTGCTTCGGACCCCTTCGGCTGCACCGCATCGAGGTGAACATCCGGCCCGAGAACGCCGCTTCGCTGCGGGTCGCGGAGAAACTCGCGATGCGTGACGAGGGCCTGCGCAAGGCCTACCTGCACATCGACGGTTCGTGGCGCGACCACCGGACCTTCGCCCTCACCGCGGGTGAGGTCCCCGAGGGCGTCCTGGCCCGGTACGAGGCGTCCCGGGCGCGCTGA
- a CDS encoding right-handed parallel beta-helix repeat-containing protein, whose translation MFTARRTLRTTLAVLGTAAVIGSAALPADAASTSTWIAYAGTSVNNARVPASSVSLTVRSPQPFDTVSFLVGGKAVSGTGTATLGSDGDWVSSAAADLSGYSGRISLTARLTRGKASSSIAKTLRVVDPASTLGSGSTGTSQRPTRAVRTQYGDGRPGAFTTGLRGGADPARVLTGDQTITTAGTVLDGVTIKGCLVVKASNVTVRNSKVVCHAPGRQLAVNVGDGVTGFVVEDSEIDATGTDVGIGWGNYTLRRVNVHGSADGARFGTNVTIEDSWIHDMSRADGLHSDAVQTTSGANVVIRHNTLDPSSGGDPLNSAVMIGTETGQRALKNVLVEKNFLGGGSYTLNVRGDVNVSGLVVRGNTFDDNSRYGAMIVPNGKDITVSGNTMGWTGKEVTADRW comes from the coding sequence GTGTTCACTGCCCGACGCACCCTGCGCACCACCCTGGCCGTGCTCGGCACCGCCGCCGTGATCGGCTCCGCGGCCCTGCCGGCCGACGCGGCGAGCACCAGCACCTGGATCGCCTACGCCGGCACGTCGGTGAACAACGCCCGGGTCCCCGCGAGCAGCGTGTCCCTCACGGTGCGCTCCCCGCAGCCCTTCGACACGGTGAGCTTCCTCGTCGGCGGCAAGGCCGTCAGCGGCACCGGGACCGCCACGCTCGGCAGCGACGGCGACTGGGTCTCCTCCGCCGCCGCGGACCTCAGCGGCTACTCGGGCAGGATCAGCCTCACGGCCCGGCTGACCCGCGGCAAGGCGAGCAGCAGCATCGCCAAGACCCTGCGCGTCGTCGACCCGGCCTCCACCCTGGGTTCCGGCAGCACCGGCACCTCGCAGCGCCCGACCCGGGCCGTCCGGACCCAGTACGGCGACGGCCGCCCGGGCGCCTTCACCACCGGCCTGCGCGGCGGCGCGGACCCGGCCCGCGTCCTGACCGGCGACCAGACCATCACCACGGCGGGCACGGTGCTCGACGGCGTGACGATCAAGGGCTGCCTCGTGGTGAAGGCCAGCAACGTCACCGTGCGCAACAGCAAGGTCGTCTGCCACGCCCCGGGCCGCCAGCTGGCCGTGAACGTCGGCGACGGGGTCACCGGCTTCGTCGTCGAGGACTCCGAGATCGACGCCACGGGCACCGACGTCGGGATCGGCTGGGGGAACTACACGCTGCGACGGGTCAACGTCCACGGCTCCGCCGACGGCGCCCGGTTCGGCACGAACGTCACGATCGAGGACTCCTGGATCCACGACATGTCCCGCGCGGACGGCCTGCACTCCGACGCGGTGCAGACGACGTCGGGGGCGAACGTCGTGATCCGCCACAACACCCTGGACCCCTCCAGCGGCGGCGACCCGCTCAACTCGGCCGTCATGATCGGCACCGAGACCGGCCAGCGGGCGCTGAAGAACGTGCTCGTCGAGAAGAACTTCCTCGGCGGCGGCTCGTACACCCTCAACGTCCGCGGGGACGTGAACGTCTCGGGCCTGGTCGTGCGCGGCAACACCTTCGACGACAACAGCCGCTACGGCGCCATGATCGTGCCGAACGGCAAGGACATCACCGTCTCGGGCAACACCATGGGCTGGACCGGCAAGGAGGTCACCGCCGACCGGTGGTGA